Proteins from a single region of Acidobacteriota bacterium:
- the coaBC gene encoding bifunctional phosphopantothenoylcysteine decarboxylase/phosphopantothenate--cysteine ligase CoaBC codes for MALIALGVTGGIGAYKAIDVARGLQKRGHDVVAIMTRNARRFVGPVTFEAITKRRVVTTQWEKGANADIEHIALASSIDLLLVAPATANILGKFAAGIADDFLSTLYLATRAPVLVAPSMNTHMLEHPATSANLKMLAERGVHVLQPDSGYLACGWTGKGRLAEPATIVEAAMRILEPRRTLDGRRILVTAGPTFEDLDPVRFLGNRSSGKMGFAIAAEAARRGADVTLVAGPTVVPPPDVSELVRVRSADEMRDAVMARLPEADVVVMAAAVADYRPAHQEAHKIAKTSESLTVRLTRTPDILAEIGRWRKAHGGQRPVIVGFAAETRDTVERAERKRAAKGADLIVANDVLQEGAGFESDTNIVTLIGPDSNEPLPIQSKVSIAGLILDRIESRLGNPGVA; via the coding sequence ATGGCTCTGATAGCACTCGGCGTGACAGGCGGCATCGGGGCGTACAAAGCCATCGACGTGGCGAGGGGCCTCCAGAAGCGCGGCCACGACGTCGTGGCGATCATGACGAGGAACGCGCGGCGGTTTGTCGGCCCGGTGACCTTCGAGGCGATCACGAAACGGCGCGTCGTGACGACCCAATGGGAGAAGGGCGCCAACGCGGACATCGAGCACATCGCGCTCGCCTCGTCCATCGATCTGCTCCTCGTCGCACCGGCCACTGCCAACATTCTGGGCAAGTTCGCCGCGGGCATCGCGGACGATTTTCTCTCGACGCTGTATCTCGCGACGCGCGCGCCGGTGCTGGTCGCGCCGTCGATGAACACCCACATGCTCGAACATCCGGCGACCTCGGCCAACCTGAAGATGCTGGCCGAACGCGGCGTGCATGTCCTCCAGCCCGATTCCGGGTACCTGGCGTGTGGCTGGACCGGCAAAGGCCGTCTCGCCGAACCGGCGACCATCGTCGAGGCCGCGATGCGGATCCTGGAACCGCGTCGCACGCTCGACGGGCGCAGGATCCTCGTGACGGCAGGGCCGACGTTCGAGGATCTGGACCCGGTAAGGTTCCTCGGCAATCGATCGAGCGGAAAGATGGGATTTGCCATCGCTGCCGAGGCCGCGCGGCGCGGCGCCGACGTCACCCTGGTGGCGGGTCCGACAGTGGTGCCACCCCCGGATGTCTCGGAGCTGGTCCGCGTGCGCAGCGCGGACGAGATGCGGGACGCCGTGATGGCGCGCCTGCCGGAGGCCGATGTGGTCGTGATGGCGGCGGCAGTCGCCGACTATCGGCCCGCACACCAGGAGGCCCACAAAATCGCCAAGACCAGCGAGTCGCTCACTGTCAGGCTGACGCGGACGCCGGACATCCTCGCCGAGATCGGTCGGTGGCGAAAGGCGCACGGCGGCCAACGGCCCGTGATCGTGGGGTTCGCCGCCGAGACCCGGGACACGGTGGAACGGGCCGAACGCAAGCGCGCCGCAAAAGGTGCCGATCTGATCGTGGCCAACGACGTCCTGCAGGAAGGAGCCGGATTCGAATCCGACACCAACATTGTCACCTTGATTGGACCGGATTCGAACGAGCCGCTGCCCATCCAGTCGAAGGTCTCTATTGCCGGGCTGATTCTCGATCGGATCGAAAGCCGGCTCGGGAATCCCGGCGTGGCGTAA